The nucleotide window AAAGGGTGATCAAAGTATTCTTGCTAGACGATTGCGCGGACAGTAATTAATTAAGCGCTCTCGGATGAGCCATTGCATATGACTCTCTGATTTTATCGATTGTTATCAACGTGTATATCTGCGTTGTAGTAACGGATGCATGTCCTAGCAACTCCTGAACAACTCGTATGTCCGCGCCACCATCTAATAAATGCGTGGCAAATGAATGTCTGAAAACATGCGGAGAAATACCTTCGGTTAACCCAACCCGATTGGCAGCATCGACAACTAGCTGCCAGGCACTTTGACGTGAAATTCTGGAACCTCGTTGATTTAGAAATAACGCTTCATTCTTACCTTTCGCGTTTTTTGAAACTAGAGAGGGACGAACTCTGACCAAATAATCATCTAGCGCCTTTACAGAATAGCTACCCATGGGGACTATTCGTTCTTTGCCGCCTTTGCCCCGTAATTTAATTATTCGTACATCCGCATCTTCAGATTTCATATCCAAAACATCACCCAGGTTTAACCCAACTACCTCGGACACTCGAGCTCCAGAACTGTATAGAAGTTCAAGAATTGCTTTGTTTCTCAAACTAACAATGTCATCGGAGACAACTGTGGCTTCAATTAATTGAGTAATCTGTGAAATCGTTAACGCTTTGGGTAAACGCAAAGGAATCTTTCGTGAGAGAACATCCTTCATTGGGTTGTACGCACCATGATCGCGCTCTAAGTATGCGTAGAAGGAGCGAAGCGTAGATAAAATTCGATTAGATGTACTTAAAGCGAGTTTCTCTGAATGTAAGTACGAGATGAATTTCTCTGCCTGTGTTTCATCAAAGCTTAGGGCGTCAATATTTTCTTTGGATAAAAATGTGCTGAATCGCTCTAGATCTCGGGTATAGGCTGCTAATGAGTTCTTTGATAATCCGCGTTCTATACGCTGGAAATTCAGGAACTGATCAAAAAACTGGTGCGAATTCATAACCGTGTGCCTCGGCTACGGCTTTATAAGTAACTTTGCCATCATGAGTATTTAAACCTTTAGCTAGATCTGGGTTATTTTTCATTGCTTCTTTCCAACCGAGATTGGCAATTTGCAAAGCAAATGGCAATGTTACATTCGTTAAAGCATACGTTGATGTGACCGGCACAGCTCCCGGCATATTCGCTACACAATAGAAAATTGAGTTATGGACTGCATACGTGGGATTCTCATGAGTTGTTGCTCTTGAATCTTCAAAACAGCCACCTTGATCAATTGCGATATCTACTAATACGGAACCAGGCTTCATTTTAGAAACATCAGAGTTCATCACTAGTTTGGGTGCCTTCGCCCCCGGAATCAATACTGCCCCGATAACTAAATCTGCTTCATACACAGATTTTTGAATACTTGAAGTGCTAGACATCAACGTCTTGATTCGTCCGCTATAGACCTGATCAATCTGTGCCAATCTCTTCGCGGAGCGATCAAGTACAACAACGTCAGCGCCCATTCCGCTAGCGATAACGGCTGCGTTAAGGCCAGCTATTCCGCCTCCGATAACAACAACTTTGCCAGGTGATACTCCAGGAACACCGGCCAATAGAACTCCGCGACCACCATGAGGTTTTAATAAAACATCTGCGCCAACCTGCGCTGCCATACGTCCGGCAACTTCGCTCATAGGAATAAGTAATGGAAGCGCTCCATCTACTTCAACAGTTTCATAAGCGATGGATGTGACTTTGGAATTAACAAGTGCATCTGTACAAGATTTGGAAGCTGCTAGATGTAAATAGGTAAAGAGCACTTGGCCTGGACGCATTCGAATATATTCGGCTTCGATTGGTTCTTTCACTTTCATAATCATCTCCGACTGAGCCCACACTTCATCTGCCGTCTTAAGAATCTGGGCACCTGCATCAAGGTAATTCTGTTCAGTAATACTCGAACCCACTCCTGCGTCCTTCTCAACAAATACTGTGTGACCGTTTTTTACAAACTCAGCTACACCTTCTGGAGTAAGGGCGACGCGAAATTCTTGGAGCTTTATTTCTCGTGGAACGCCAATAATCATTTGGAGTTCTTTATAGCAAGTGCTGCTGCGATCAATCCAACAAATAATGGATGTGGATTCGTTGGTCTTGAACGCAATTCAGGATGTGCCTGTGTTCCAACATAAAATGGGTGCATCTGCGCTGGCAATTCAACGAATTCAACAAGATTTTCTTTGGTGTAGATGCCTGAGAAAACCACACCGGCAGCCTCGATTTGCTCTCTGTATTTATTATTCACTTCATAACGATGGCGGTGTCGCTCTGAAATCTCTTTACTGCCATAGGTCTGAGCAACAATTGAACCTGGCAACAAATCTGCTTTATATAGTCCCAATCTCATGGTCGCTCCCATATCTCCATCACCGGCAACGATTATTTTCTGATCTTCCATCGTAGCGATCACATGGGTTCCAGAATCAGGTGAAAATTCAGAGGAGTTAGCATCTTTTATTCCAGCCATATTACGAGCAGCTTCTATGACCATGCACTGCAGTCCTAAACAAAGACCAAGGGTTGGAATCTTATTTTCGCGCGCATACGTCAATGCACCAAGTTTTCCTTCAATGCCTCGCACACCGAATCCACCAGGAACACAGATGGCATCAACATCAGATAAGGCGTTCTTTGCTCCTTCAGGTGTTGCGCAATCATCACTTGCAATCCATTTCAACTCAACTTTTGCATTATTTGCAAAGCCACCAGCACGTAGTGCTTCAGATACCGAAAGATAGGCATCTGGTAAATCTATGTACTTGCCCACTAATGCAACTTTTATGTGATGCTTCGGATTATGAACAATCTTGAGAAGTGCATCCCAATCTCCCCACTTAACATCGTGGGACTTAAGACCTAATCTGCGAACTACGTAGGCATCCAAACCTTCTGCGTATAACACCTTAGGAATGTCATAAATTGATGGAGCATCAACGGCTGCAACTACTGCTTCGAGATCAACATCGCACATCAGCGAAATTTTCCGCTTAATTGCATCGGGAATAGGTCGATCAGAGCGCAACACAACCGCATCCGGTGCAATACCAATACTACGAAGAGCGGCGACACTATGTTGAGTTGGTTTTGTTTTTAATTCTCCAGAAGGCCCAATATATGGAACAAGTGAAATGTGAAGGTAAAAGACATTATCTCGACCTACTTCTTGACGAATCTGCCTTGCAGCCTCTAAAAATGGTTGCGATTCAATATCTCCAACTGTGCCGCCAATTTCAGTTATAACAACATCGATATCAGGCGCCGCCATTGCGCGAATTCTCTCTTTGATTTCATTTGTAATATGAGGAATTACTTGAACGGTTTCACCTAAATACTCTCCACGACGTTCGCGACTAATAACACGCGAATAAACCTGACCGGTAGTCACATTGGCAGATCCGTGGAGATTTCTATCGAGAAAACGCTCGTAATGACCAATATCTAAATCTGTTTCAGAGCCATCATCTGTAACGAAGACTTCACCGTGCTGAAAAGGATTCATTGTGCCAGGATCAACGTTTAAATACGGATCTAGTTTCTGCATTGTTACGCGCAAACCACGCGAAATCAATAATCTTCCGAGACTTGAGGCTGTGAGTCCTTTGCCCAGACTTGAGGCGACCCCACCGGTGACAAACAAATGCTTGGTTACATGAGGTTGGCCCATGGAAGAACAACCTATCACCTATTGAGGAAATTATCCTCTTAATCGCATTTCGAGCAATTCGCTCGCGTGTTCCTTAGCGCTAGAGGATTCCTGAAGACCGGCCAACATTCGCGCAATCTCACTCACGCGATCATCGCCTTCAACGCGATTAACACCACTTGATACAACTGTTCCATCAATACTTTTCTCAACTACATAATGCGAATCACCCCAAGCAGCTACTTGAGGCAAGTGTGTAACAACAATGACTTGTGCATTTTTTGAAAGTGCATGCAATCTGCGACCTACTTCAATTGCAGCTGCTCCCCCGACACCTGCATCAACTTCGTCAAATATATATGTGCCCACTGGATTTGAAGCAGCAATTACAACTTCAAGAGCAAGCATTACACGCGACATTTCACCACCTGATGCGCCCTTAGCGAGAGAGACAAGAGGTCCGTCACGATGCGTTTGCAAAAACATACTTACCGAATCACACCCGAAAGCAGTGAAATCACTCTCTTTAAGCGCTGCTTCATAATCTGGTGATGCCACTTCGATGCGAAGATTTGTTTGAGGCATAGATAAAGAATGCATTTCAGTTGAAACCTGATCGGCTAATTTCAAAGCTACTTGATTGCGAATTTTTGATAGGGCCTTGGCCTCAGTTAAAAGATTTTTCTTAATCTGATTTAACTCTTTTTCTAAAGCGTCGATGCGCTCTTCGCCTCCGCTTAAATCCTCTAGTTGAGCACTTATTGTCTTGCCTCTTTGAATGAGGGCTGCCAAAGATTGATCTAAGTCAGGTAAATCGCCCCATTTTTTTACAAAGGCGGATAATTCAGATTTGCGCTCTTGTAACTGATCTAACCTCTGCGGATCTGCTTCTAGTGACTCTAAGTACGAAGTTAGATTTGGCATTAAATCTGCGAGGATAAAGAATGCTTCGTTGAACTCATCAGAGAACTTCTCAACCTGGGAATCCTTAGCTTTAACGTTATCTAATGATTTCTTGGCTTGTCCTAAAGAATTAATAGCGCCAGAGTCCTCATTTTCTAGCGCTGCTAGAGCAAAAGTGATTGCTACTCTCAACTCCTCAACGGATGAAAGTTTAGATACTTCATCATCTATAGATTTGAACTCGTTGGCTTTCGGGGAAAGCTTGGAGATGGTTTTACTAAATAACTCAAGTGATGCCAAGGCTTCTTCCCTGGTCGCTGCGTTCTTCTTTAGTTCATTAATGCGGGATTTAATACTTGTGTATTCATTCAAATTCTCTTGGTAAACAAGCAAGTTTTTACTTAAAGTTTCACCAGCAAATCTATCTAATAACTCTCGTTGACGAGAACCTTTAGTTATGGATAAACCCGAACTTTGTCCATGTATTTCAATGAGGTGCGCACTAGCTTCTGAAAGAGTGCTAGCGCTAACAGCAACACCGCTTGCCACAGCTTTGCTCTTTCCATCTTTAGTTACATTCCTAGAAATTGCTAGGGTGCCATCTTCAACTTCCAAACCCAGATCTTCAAAATTGCTCACTCTTGTTTTAGGAATACTAAAAAGAGCGCTAGCCGATAATCTGTCTTCACCACTTCTGACCAGAGTACTTTCGGACTTGCCGCCCAAAACAAGATTGAGCGCTGTAAGGACCATTGTTTTACCAGCGCCAGTTTCACCGGTAAGTACGGTCAAACCTTTGTTGAATTCAAGTGCTGCGCCAGTTATAACACCAATATTTTTTATATGTATCTCTTCTAAAAAAGTTCGTTCACTCACCGCGCCAACCTTCAATTGGCAATTTGAATTTAGCTACGAGTCGATCGGTGAAGATGGTTGATTTAAGGTGTGCCAGGGTAACTTTGGCATCACTTTTTGTTAATGAGATTTGATCATCTTTCTGTAAATCCATTTTTCGCAGAGCATCGGCAGATAACGATGCATCCGATGACTCAATAGTTACGATTATTGTTGATGTTGGTGCAATCACCATAGGACGTGCGAATAACGCGTGAGCTGCGATCGGCAGCAAAACCAACGCTTGAACTTCAGGCCAAAGAACTGGACCACCTGCTGAGAAAGCGTATGCCGTAGATCCCGTAGGAGTAGCGCAGATGATTCCATCACAACCCCATCTAGATAATGGTCGTTGATCGATTTGCACAAATAATTCAAGCATCGTTGTACTTTTACGTTCGATACTCACTTCGTTTAGTGACCATCCGTTTTCAATCACTGCGTTATCTCGTTTTACTTGAAAACTTAAAAGCATACGTTGATCTAGAACGTAATCTTTTTCAACAATTGCCTTGGCTACATCTTGAAAAGTGAATGAATCTACTTCTGCCATAAAACCAACATGGCCAAGATTTATACCTAGTAAAGGAACATTGAGATCTAACGCAATTTCAGCGCCTCTTAAAATTGTGCCATCGCCGCCAAGAACTAGAACAACCTCAACACCTGATTGAGTAGCATCCTTCGACGATAAAACTTCAATACCGGCTTGCGAAAGTACTTTGGTGATTTCTTGCGCAGCCCCTTGAGCTTCTGTGCGTGATGAATTGATCAACATCACAATTGAACGTTTACTCATTATTGGGGCCCAATCTCTATGGCTTTATCAAGATCTGTTTCTGAAATTTCACCTGCACCTCTTTTAAGCCAGAGGAAGTATTCAACATTTCCGGCTGGCCCAGGAAGTGGACTAGCAACAACACCGTTGGTGCCTAAGCCAACGTCATAGGCACTTGTTGCAACATCCATCACTGCAGATTTACGCAAAACAGGATCTCGCACAACACCACCTGCACCTAATTTCTCGCGACCTACTTCGAATTGCGGTTTAACCATAAGTAAGAAATCAGCATCTGACTTTGAAACTGCTGAAAGAGCAGGTAATACCAAAGTAAGAGAAATAAAGGATAAATCAGCAACAACTAATCCCGTTGGTTCTCCAACAACATCGCCTGTCAGGTGACGGATGTTAGTTCTATCTAAAATACACACTCTCGGATCTTGACGAAGCTCCCATGCTAATTGTCCATAACCAACATCGACGGCAACTACTTCTCGTGCGCCTCTACGAAGCAACACATCTGTAAATCCCCCCGTTGAAGCGCCAGCATCTAGCGCTCTCACGCCTTCGACAACAATTTGCGGGAATGCATCTAGTGCGCCGGCTAACTTATGTCCCCCTCTAGAAACAAAATCATCTCGGTCTCCTTGCAAAGTAATAGATGTCTGCGCATCAACCTGTGTTGCAGGCTTTGTTGCTGGAATACCGTTTACTAAAACGCTACGCGATTCAATCAAATCGGCTGCGGCTTCTCGTGAACGAGCGAGTTCTCGCCGCACAAGTTCAGCATCTAATCTAGTTTTCATAAGAAGAGTTATAAACCGTCAATACCTGACAAAGTTTCCTGCAACTTCGTATGCAAAGCCTCGTAACGTTGCGCGTGCTCTGAAACATCGGTTCCATCGATTTCGCTGAGTTCAGATTTAACTGCATCTACAATCGTAGGTTCAGATGCAAGATCTTCATTTTCTTGATTCATCGATTACCTTTCTTCTGGATCGCAGCCTTCGTCTTTACAGGAGTTGATTTTTTTGCAGGTGCTTTCTTCGTGGAAACCTTCTTTAACGCTTCCAATTCAGCCTTTAGTTCGTCAAACTCTTCACGCTTAATAAATCCCATTCGAGAAACAGTGTTGTGAACCTCTTCATCAATTTTGGTCTTTAGAACATCACCACTTTGCTTAACCCAAGTATTTAGGGCATTAGCTAATTCAGCAGGGGTGCGCTCTCCTTCACTCACCTTGTTCAGGTATGTGCGCAAAGATGAGAACAAATCATTAGTCATTGTTACCGCTTTCATAAATGAACTTCGAGCAAGGCTAAAGAGTACCTAAATTCGTGAAATCTCGACTGCTTCAACCTGCCAGCGGCTGGCTAAGCCATTAGGTCCTTTCCAAAATCTTCTGTGAATGGACCCTGAGATCTCGATCCATTCATCCGGTTTAAGAGATAGCGCACTGCGTCGGGCTTTAGCGCTCCACGCGCCGATATCTAATGTGTCCACTCCTGATAATTCAAGGCGAGAGACAACCAATCGAAACTCAACGACCTTATCTCCGCTTGGAAGCGTTTTTTCTAGCGCTGCAGCCGAAACTCTTCCACGCAACATCACATCATTGAGCGAGTAATCCGGCTCTTCGTGTTCGATTTTGTTCTTCGGGTTTTTACTCTTTTTTACCGTTGCCACTATCGCTCCTCATCAGCATGAAACTGAACTCGTCAGATTAAACCCATGATGAATTAGAAGTGTGACAAAAAAAGTTACAACGATTTACTCTGTGGATAATGTATTTAAGCTTGCGAACGCTCCATCGCATCGGTCTCTTCGTCATGATCTATTCCCGCACATTGACTAAACCAATGTGTAGATTCTTCTTTTCGCCCAACCTTTTCTAGCGCATCTGCATATGCATAGCGCAGTCGAACAGCCCATGGTTCATTATCAATTTTTAATTCTTTACAAGTTAGCGTGAGAACGGCAGCATCGAATTCGCCCAAATCACTTCTTGCACCAGATGCCACGATGCGCATTTCAATTTCTTCTGCCTTTTCTAAACGTGAAACTTCTGGCGAACCTGCCAAAGCTATTGCTTTTAAGGGTTTTCCGAGGCCTCTTTCGCAATCGGCCATAACAGGCCACATAGAAACATCACCAGAGATTCGATGAGCTGCTCGCAATTCTTTAAGAGCAATTTCATAATGCCCAGCGCGATATGCGGCATACCCAGCACTCTCTCGGACCACCGCTAATCGACCAGCATGGTGAGCTGCGGCTGTACCGTGCTTATGTGCTAACTCTGGATCTGAATCCATGTTGAGATTTATGCAGACTAAATGTCTTGCTACAACTTTTGCATTTTCAGCCGACAAACTTAATAACTCTGCACGAACAGATTTTTCTAACTCTTCTCCAGTAACTTCCTCAGGAATATCTGGTTCAAAAATTCGTGGACGCAATCGACTCATGTCGCGATCTACAGGCGCTGGTCTTGCACCTCGGCTATCTTGTCGCGGGGCACCAGGTCGTGAAGAAGAACCTGCTCGTTTGGTAGAGGGCGCAGAATTTCTGGAAGGCTTATCTGAAAATGATTTCTTGCCACGATCATTCATATAAACCTCCTTTGGTGTAATCAGAAATGTTTCTCTAGTTTTTAACTTACATTAAAAATCTTCTAGAAATTAAAAAAGGGGCACTAATTAAAGTGCCCCTTTTTTTAAAAGAAGTCCGGCGACGTTCTACTCTCCCACAAGGTCACCCCTGCAGTACCATCGACGCTGAGAGGCTTAACTTCCGGGTTCGGAATGGGACCGGGTGTTTCCCTCTCGCTATGGTCGCCGAAACGCTATTGAGTTTTCGGTTCGATATAACGAAAATGAAAAAAGATCTCTCTTCTTTCTTGTTCGTGGTTCTCGACCGTATCTCGAGAACCACACAGTGGACGCGTAGCAACTTTGTAGTTAAATCCTCGGCCTATTAGTACCGGTCAGCTCCAAGTCTTGCGACTCTTCCACTTCCGGCCTATCAACCCAGTCGTCTAGCTGGGGGCCTTACCTGGTAAACCAGTGGGAAACCTAATCTCGAAGCGAGCTTCCCGCTT belongs to Candidatus Planktophila limnetica and includes:
- a CDS encoding single-stranded DNA-binding protein, whose product is MATVKKSKNPKNKIEHEEPDYSLNDVMLRGRVSAAALEKTLPSGDKVVEFRLVVSRLELSGVDTLDIGAWSAKARRSALSLKPDEWIEISGSIHRRFWKGPNGLASRWQVEAVEISRI
- a CDS encoding CTP synthase, with translation MGQPHVTKHLFVTGGVASSLGKGLTASSLGRLLISRGLRVTMQKLDPYLNVDPGTMNPFQHGEVFVTDDGSETDLDIGHYERFLDRNLHGSANVTTGQVYSRVISRERRGEYLGETVQVIPHITNEIKERIRAMAAPDIDVVITEIGGTVGDIESQPFLEAARQIRQEVGRDNVFYLHISLVPYIGPSGELKTKPTQHSVAALRSIGIAPDAVVLRSDRPIPDAIKRKISLMCDVDLEAVVAAVDAPSIYDIPKVLYAEGLDAYVVRRLGLKSHDVKWGDWDALLKIVHNPKHHIKVALVGKYIDLPDAYLSVSEALRAGGFANNAKVELKWIASDDCATPEGAKNALSDVDAICVPGGFGVRGIEGKLGALTYARENKIPTLGLCLGLQCMVIEAARNMAGIKDANSSEFSPDSGTHVIATMEDQKIIVAGDGDMGATMRLGLYKADLLPGSIVAQTYGSKEISERHRHRYEVNNKYREQIEAAGVVFSGIYTKENLVEFVELPAQMHPFYVGTQAHPELRSRPTNPHPLFVGLIAAALAIKNSK
- the recN gene encoding DNA repair protein RecN, with translation MSERTFLEEIHIKNIGVITGAALEFNKGLTVLTGETGAGKTMVLTALNLVLGGKSESTLVRSGEDRLSASALFSIPKTRVSNFEDLGLEVEDGTLAISRNVTKDGKSKAVASGVAVSASTLSEASAHLIEIHGQSSGLSITKGSRQRELLDRFAGETLSKNLLVYQENLNEYTSIKSRINELKKNAATREEALASLELFSKTISKLSPKANEFKSIDDEVSKLSSVEELRVAITFALAALENEDSGAINSLGQAKKSLDNVKAKDSQVEKFSDEFNEAFFILADLMPNLTSYLESLEADPQRLDQLQERKSELSAFVKKWGDLPDLDQSLAALIQRGKTISAQLEDLSGGEERIDALEKELNQIKKNLLTEAKALSKIRNQVALKLADQVSTEMHSLSMPQTNLRIEVASPDYEAALKESDFTAFGCDSVSMFLQTHRDGPLVSLAKGASGGEMSRVMLALEVVIAASNPVGTYIFDEVDAGVGGAAAIEVGRRLHALSKNAQVIVVTHLPQVAAWGDSHYVVEKSIDGTVVSSGVNRVEGDDRVSEIARMLAGLQESSSAKEHASELLEMRLRG
- a CDS encoding NAD kinase; its protein translation is MSKRSIVMLINSSRTEAQGAAQEITKVLSQAGIEVLSSKDATQSGVEVVLVLGGDGTILRGAEIALDLNVPLLGINLGHVGFMAEVDSFTFQDVAKAIVEKDYVLDQRMLLSFQVKRDNAVIENGWSLNEVSIERKSTTMLELFVQIDQRPLSRWGCDGIICATPTGSTAYAFSAGGPVLWPEVQALVLLPIAAHALFARPMVIAPTSTIIVTIESSDASLSADALRKMDLQKDDQISLTKSDAKVTLAHLKSTIFTDRLVAKFKLPIEGWRGE
- the ald gene encoding alanine dehydrogenase, yielding MIIGVPREIKLQEFRVALTPEGVAEFVKNGHTVFVEKDAGVGSSITEQNYLDAGAQILKTADEVWAQSEMIMKVKEPIEAEYIRMRPGQVLFTYLHLAASKSCTDALVNSKVTSIAYETVEVDGALPLLIPMSEVAGRMAAQVGADVLLKPHGGRGVLLAGVPGVSPGKVVVIGGGIAGLNAAVIASGMGADVVVLDRSAKRLAQIDQVYSGRIKTLMSSTSSIQKSVYEADLVIGAVLIPGAKAPKLVMNSDVSKMKPGSVLVDIAIDQGGCFEDSRATTHENPTYAVHNSIFYCVANMPGAVPVTSTYALTNVTLPFALQIANLGWKEAMKNNPDLAKGLNTHDGKVTYKAVAEAHGYEFAPVF
- a CDS encoding site-specific tyrosine recombinase, yielding MNSHQFFDQFLNFQRIERGLSKNSLAAYTRDLERFSTFLSKENIDALSFDETQAEKFISYLHSEKLALSTSNRILSTLRSFYAYLERDHGAYNPMKDVLSRKIPLRLPKALTISQITQLIEATVVSDDIVSLRNKAILELLYSSGARVSEVVGLNLGDVLDMKSEDADVRIIKLRGKGGKERIVPMGSYSVKALDDYLVRVRPSLVSKNAKGKNEALFLNQRGSRISRQSAWQLVVDAANRVGLTEGISPHVFRHSFATHLLDGGADIRVVQELLGHASVTTTQIYTLITIDKIRESYAMAHPRALN
- a CDS encoding TlyA family RNA methyltransferase; protein product: MKTRLDAELVRRELARSREAAADLIESRSVLVNGIPATKPATQVDAQTSITLQGDRDDFVSRGGHKLAGALDAFPQIVVEGVRALDAGASTGGFTDVLLRRGAREVVAVDVGYGQLAWELRQDPRVCILDRTNIRHLTGDVVGEPTGLVVADLSFISLTLVLPALSAVSKSDADFLLMVKPQFEVGREKLGAGGVVRDPVLRKSAVMDVATSAYDVGLGTNGVVASPLPGPAGNVEYFLWLKRGAGEISETDLDKAIEIGPQ